GGAGCGAGCCCATCGTAGAAAAGCAGAGCTGGAGGCAAAAGGAAGTACCGCCACGCTAGAAGAGATTATAGAGAACCTAGCCGAACGCGATCGGATTGATACCAGCCGAACCGAAAATCCGCTGGTGAAAGCGGAAGATGCGGTTGAAATTGATACTACACATCTGGAATTTGACGAGCAGGTAGCTAAAGTGATGAGTTTAGCGCAAGAAGCCATGGAAATTAGTTAAACCAAACTACAAAACGTATGAAAGTAACGATAGATCAGAACTCAGGATACTGCTTTGGGGTGGAATTTGCCATTCAGATGGCGGAGGATGAAATGGAAGAGTCGGATAATTTGTACTGCCTCGGCGATATTGTTCATAACGATATGGAAGTGCAGCGCCTACACGAAAAAGGCTTACGGATTATTTCACGCGAAGACTTGGAGAATCTTCGCAATTGCAAGGTGCTCATTCGGGCCCACGGCGAACCACCCGAAACCTACCAAACGGCCCTGAAAAATAATATTGAACTGATTGATGCCTCCTGTCCAGTGGTGCTGAAGCTGCAAAATCGGGTGAAGAATGCTTTTGATCAAATGGAGAAGGCCGACGGGCAAATTGTCATTTACGGAAAACCTGGTCATGCCGAGGTAATTGGTCTCACCGGGCAGACAATGGGCAAAGCCATTATTGTTATGCATGATGAGGATTTGGATAAGATCGACTTTACGAAGCCAGTGACCTTATTCAGTCAGACGACCAAAAGTACCCAAGGCTTTTATCGCATTAAGGCGATGATTGAAGAACGCCTACAGGCGACCAATGGCGAATTGGAAACCGTAGCTTTTAATGCCAATGATAGCATCTGCCGTCAGGTTTCTAACCGCGAGCCACAGCTACAGCAGTTTGCTCAGGAGCAAGACGTAATTATCTTTGTAAGCAGCAAGAAAAGCTCTAATGGGAAAGCATTATTTGAGGTTTGTCGAGCAACTAACCCGCACAGCTACTTTATTGCCAACGAAGAAGAGTTGCAGCCTGAGTGGTTCGAAGGAATGAATACCGTAGGGGTGTGCGGAGCTACTTCAACCCCGATGTGGCTCATGGAGCAAGTGGCGAATGGCATCCGTACCTTAGATAGTGAGCTATTAGAAGCTACCTAGCGAACAGCCTGCTTTACGTTGGATTACGTTAAATTTTAGGCCAGACAGAGCGCTAGCACACTGTAGACTAAGTTTCTGTATGTTGTGTTAGTGCCGTCATTGCGAGCTGTGAAGAATGAGCAGCGTGTCGGACGGCCGATGCCGCAATCTCACGTACCGCTCGCCGTAGCGCAAGATTGCCATGCTCGTTCCTCATCCAGCGTGGAACGCTCGCAATGACATTTAAAATGTATAATTATTTACTTTACAGTGTACTGGGTTTTAACATCTCAACTGGCGGGTGCGCTCTTTTTGTTTTAACACCATCATTAGGTCTACTTTTCGTCGGCAGATCGGGTATCGTTGTGTAGTGAATATTCTATTCTCTAGTCAAATCGGAACTTGTCAGACCGATCTAAGTAAGAGCGTGTTTGAACTTTATCCTTTAGTTTTCTGATGGCTGTTTTCCGCCCATACTTCGCCTTTTTTTCGGACGATAGCTTAGGCTATCCTCCTCAAAAAGAGTCTCGTCTGTCCGAAAAACACCTCATAATAAATTCTAAAAATAAAATCCAAACACGCTCTAAGAAACACGAAATTGTTGCTATTGGTAGGCATTGATTTATGGTTTACGCCAACTCGTCGAGAAAATCAGGCAGTAATCTATCTGAATTTTAGGGCTTGGTTCAGTTTATTTCAGTATCTTAGGCGGTTCATAACTGTCATGAACCTAGCTTTACCTATCAGGAGTCTGTTACTAGTGCTATTACTGCTTCTGAGCCAAACGATAGTAGCACAACAGAAAGAGAATTCATCTACCCCGGCAGATTCATTGGTTCAACACTTCATTGATCAAAATCTGACAGTTTTACCTACCGGTGAAGTAGCCAATGTCTACACCTATACGACGGGATTCTGTTCAGAATCAGTTATACTGAAAGATGATGGCCAATTTAAAGTTACCCGCGCAGGATGCCTTGATGAAACACTTGCTAAACGAGGTACTTGGCAAGCTGAAGCGGGTAAGGTATTTCTAAAGAGTCAGAAGGGGGAAGAGAACGTGGCTTATTTGATTAGACGGGGTAAAAATGTTTATTTACTTACCGGTGGAATCATCGCCGAATGGCGAGCTATCGCAGAAAACTTACAATCGGCGGGCAGTAAGTTAGCTTATGACCCTTTCTCAGGAAAGATAGATTTGTATAAGGCCGAACAGAAGCAAGTAATTGAGAAACGTAAGCGGGATATAGAATAGAATGAAAGTGGCAGTTATTGGTGGTGGGGCAGCTGGATTTTTTTCGGCCATAACGGTAAAAGAGAACTATCCGGAGGCTGATGTTACTATTTTTGAGAAGTCACAAAAACTACTATCTAAGGTTAAAATATCGGGTGGCGGAAGGTGCAACGTCACTAATAGCTGTACTTCCATTGGGCAGCTCTGCCAAGCATACCCCCGGGGTGGAAAAAAGCTGAAAAAAGCGTTCCATCAATTTAGTACAAGTCATACTACAGCCTGGTTCGAGTCTCGGGGCGTTCCTTTGTTTGCCCAAGATGATAATCGGGTTTTTCCGGTATCGCAAAGCTCCCAAACAATCATCGATTGCTTCTTGCAAGAAGCCAAACGACTGAGCATCAAGATCGAACGGGGAGTAGGAATAGAAGGTATTGATCCGATCAATGACCAATTAGCGTTAAGCTTTGTCAGTGAGCAACTGCCCCCAAGAATCTTCAATAAGGTGATTGTAGCTACCGGAGGTTCGCCTAAAATAAAAGGATTAGAGTGGCTAGAAGCACTAGGGCATAAAGTTAAAGAGCCAGTTCCTTCATTGTTCACTTTTAATATGCCCGCTGAAGAAATTACTCAACTAATGGGATTGGTGGTAGAAAATGCGATGGTAAGTATTCAGAGAACCAAGCTTAGGTCAGACGGCCCGCTACTAATCACCCACTGGGGAATGAGCGGTCCGGCGGTGTTGAAGCTATCTGCTTTTGGTGCCCGAACGTTAAATGAGATGGAGTACAATTTTAAGGTTCAGATAAACTGGGCAAATGAAGCAAATAATGAAGAAGTTGCTAATCAGTTGAAAGCAGTTGGTCAGGAACATCCTAAGAAAATTATAGCTAACATCAGACCGTATACCCTACCTCAACGATTGTGGTTGTTCTTACTGAAAAAAAGAGGTATTCCCGAAGATAAAAAGTGGAGCGAACTTGGTACCAAGTCGCTGAACAAACTAGTGAACGTACTCACCAACGACGTGTACGCCGTGAAGGGTAAAACGACTTTTAAGGAAGAATTTGTGACTTGTGGCGGAGTGAGTTTGGATAGCATCGACCTCAACACCATGCAAAGTAAGGTATGCAACAATCTCTATTTTGCCGGAGAAGTAATGGACGTTGACGCTATTACTGGAGGCTACAACTTCCAAGCCGCCTGGACCACCGGATTTCTGGCGGGTAAGTTAGGTTAGCAGTTCACCCTATGTAAACATTAACAGGCACCTTTGATTATTTGTGGTTTAGTATAGAGTTCATTATAGGTAGGTAAGTGTCAGCGTTGCGAGCATGACACTTTACGCTATGTTTTCATAACTAGAAGACCCCCGCATTGAGCGTTGCTTTCTTCATTTATTAGAAGGTATCATCATGCTGGGACTCTGCGGTACCCTTGCCAGAGCACAGCACTACCATATTTATAGAAAGATATATAAGCTCTGAAGCTGATGTATTCGGTTATCAGGTAAAAATCTAATATATGGTGACAATCAATTAGCTTTAACCAGGCTGCTTTCTGCTTTGCTAGCCCTAATTCGGAACTACCAATTTCTATTTTTTGGTTTCATTAAAAATGTATCTGAGTACAGCAGTGTTACTAACACTATAACTCAGATGCCTGATTTTGTGGTAAGTTTAACCGGAAAGCTTTATACTTGCATCCGCGTAAGATTTTCGTCGTACGGAGGCAGTCGCTATGCGCTGGCTGTCTGATTTTGAATAGACTTTTTCATGATTGTAAAAACCAAAAAATATCAGCTTTCTACGGGCACCTACATCAAACTTGCTATGTTTAATTTACTCCGCAAGCAGTGGTGGGTATTTCTGATTACAGCAGCGCTAATGTGCGGGGCGTTCTTTATCTGGTCAATTTGGTGGATTATCGGGCCACTCATCGCCTTATTGCTTTACATTTTATTTTGGCTTATCCAGTTTACTGGGGTTACGCAGATGGAGCAAAACAAAATTTTGTTTGAGCGGCTCAGCTACGAAATCAATAGTCAGCAGGTACTCATAAAAGTAAATACTAAGCAAGGGATGCCCCTACGATGGGATATGATCAAAGATGCTCGTATTGGT
This region of Tunicatimonas pelagia genomic DNA includes:
- a CDS encoding 4-hydroxy-3-methylbut-2-enyl diphosphate reductase → MKVTIDQNSGYCFGVEFAIQMAEDEMEESDNLYCLGDIVHNDMEVQRLHEKGLRIISREDLENLRNCKVLIRAHGEPPETYQTALKNNIELIDASCPVVLKLQNRVKNAFDQMEKADGQIVIYGKPGHAEVIGLTGQTMGKAIIVMHDEDLDKIDFTKPVTLFSQTTKSTQGFYRIKAMIEERLQATNGELETVAFNANDSICRQVSNREPQLQQFAQEQDVIIFVSSKKSSNGKALFEVCRATNPHSYFIANEEELQPEWFEGMNTVGVCGATSTPMWLMEQVANGIRTLDSELLEAT
- a CDS encoding YcxB family protein, which codes for MIVKTKKYQLSTGTYIKLAMFNLLRKQWWVFLITAALMCGAFFIWSIWWIIGPLIALLLYILFWLIQFTGVTQMEQNKILFERLSYEINSQQVLIKVNTKQGMPLRWDMIKDARIGKDYFVLIVSKAQLVHLPFRIFNTDNERKFLETILKRKGYIKAT
- a CDS encoding NAD(P)/FAD-dependent oxidoreductase; amino-acid sequence: MKVAVIGGGAAGFFSAITVKENYPEADVTIFEKSQKLLSKVKISGGGRCNVTNSCTSIGQLCQAYPRGGKKLKKAFHQFSTSHTTAWFESRGVPLFAQDDNRVFPVSQSSQTIIDCFLQEAKRLSIKIERGVGIEGIDPINDQLALSFVSEQLPPRIFNKVIVATGGSPKIKGLEWLEALGHKVKEPVPSLFTFNMPAEEITQLMGLVVENAMVSIQRTKLRSDGPLLITHWGMSGPAVLKLSAFGARTLNEMEYNFKVQINWANEANNEEVANQLKAVGQEHPKKIIANIRPYTLPQRLWLFLLKKRGIPEDKKWSELGTKSLNKLVNVLTNDVYAVKGKTTFKEEFVTCGGVSLDSIDLNTMQSKVCNNLYFAGEVMDVDAITGGYNFQAAWTTGFLAGKLG